TTTAGCGCTGAGTGAATTTATTCCACTTCAGTGACTTGATGACAAATTGTGTTTACGCTGTCAATTATCAATGGACTTGTATACACTGGTGGAATATGACTTATTAACTCTGTCCCACAGACTCTGGCCTCGGTGATGGAGAACGTGCCCCATACTAACCTTGCCGAGCTGCTGATCTCTCTGCTCTGCCTAGCTGTGCTCGTTCCCATCAAGGAAGTCAACACACGGTTTCGCCAGCGTCTCTGCACTCCTATTCCTGTGGAAATTCTCACTGTATGGCATCAGATGAATTTTGAGACAACGTTACACTgtatatgaaaagaaaatgtgttttgatttaatgtttattgtTCAGCGCTTGATTCCATTTCTCCACAGGTGATAATTGCTACAGGAGTCGCTTATGCCTTTTCTCTCGATTCCAAGTATGATGTCCAAATAGTGGGTCACATTCCAGCTGGGTAACCATTAGTCCTATTTTTGACTACTATATCGAAAACTTTATTGCATGAAATAGTTTACACTGTTTTAAATCGAATGTAAAACTAGGCCTTGCCTCTGGTTCTGTTTCGTAGGTTTCCTCGGCCTCGGCTGCCTGCATTGCACACTGTACCAGATATAGCTGGTGACACAGTTGCTATCACATTTGTAGGCTATGCTGTGTCTGTATCATTAGCGATGATATACGCTGATAAACATGGCTATTCTATTCACCCGAATCAGGTAAACCTGTGTGAAACCCCCTTATATCATAGATTTttacaatatagtgtataaacgTTTGGAAGGACAGTCTTTAATCAATTAAAATAGAGTTTTGTCAGTTGCAAGGTTTCTAAAAGGTTTCTTAATTGCTGAGAACAGCAGGAATGATGTCAAGAAAGTCAAGAATCAGACATAGAAACAGTATAGATAAAcaaatagtatagtatagtatagataAAGATGCATAAAGTTTCAGGTTTTATTAGGAGTTATAATAAGATGTGCATACTTTGAGCAGAAGGTTTATGCTTATTATATTGTCTCAGTATATTGTCTATCATACAATAAATACTTACTGGTCCAACAAACTACTTAAAAATACTGAATAACTTATCACAATACCTATTACTACAATCATAAGTGGTTCTCAATGTtgcatgaataatatattattaaaacaggGTCAGTGCTTAGCCCATTTTTTCCTTACTTTTCCTACAGGAGCTGTTAGCACATGGCATTTCCAATACAGTGTCTTCCCTGTTTACCTGCTTTCCCAGTTCAGCTACACTGGCGACCACAAACATTTTGGAAAGTGCAGGTGGTTACACACAGGTAACCAGTAAGaccttacacactacagacatatCATGCTGCTTGGatggattcattttttttttacatacagaTTGTGACTGATCTGTATTTTTGCTGCTGTGTTTCATTTGCCAGCTCTCAGGTTTGTTCACAAGTCTGGTGGTCCTGATTGTGCTGCTTCTCATTGGCCCTCTTTTCTACTTCTTACCTAAGGTAAGTGGTGGCATTATAAAATTTGGTGTAAGTGCCAAGGTAGCAGTTACAGACAGGAAAATGCCACCAGGACAACTTCAGTGCTCCTTAGCACAGATTTAGCATAGAACTGGCATTGTATTGGAGGGATGgatcattatttttcaaaaaaaatattCCCTAGATTGGTCTTTTGATGACAGATGAGAGCCCACCATGTAATGTAGGTGTTGATAGGTGACCATGAAGGCTATAAAAAACCATTTAGAGCCCTTGTGCCCTGAGAAAGGAGACAGGGTCATCGCTGAAGAGTCCATTTCTATCAGATTAGAAATTGTTGCATCATAAGATCAGCAGGACAGTGCTTtagtgaaatggaaatggtgGAAGGATATATCTGAAGAGAGGGAGGATCTTCACAGTAGAGTCATTTTATCTAAGTTCTTCAGAAGCAGAAATAtgggagtgtagtgagagtttcGTCACAGAAACTTGTCTCCGTTCCTATCCAGCTAAATGTGTGAAAGCCAAGCCAATATACAAAACAAGGTTTTAGGGTCAGTAATGTGATAACATACTCAGAGGCTTAGCTCACTGTATGAGAACCGAGTCATCTGATGACACAGTGTACTACTTATCTATCTCCTTACGTACATTCCATCCACTTATCTTATGGTGAGACATATCAGGTCAGAACACCCTGGTACACAATATACTCACAAATAATAAGAACCAGCACAAAGAGAATAAAGATTTTCAGCACACGagaaaaaatcaaataattcCACAAACCATATCAGATAAAACATTCCCCCATAGCTTAAGAGAGCCActagtttttcctttaatttgtcacggATCTGTCTATTTATAACAAGTgtttttcctctgtctctctgtccaggCTGTCCTGGCATGTATAAACGTGACCAGCTTGCGACAAATGCTCTTGCAGTTTCAGGACCTGCCAGATCTGTGGAGGATTAGCAAGATCGATTTTGTAAGAGTCGCAGCACCATGAGATATACCAAGTAGTAAACATGTATCTATGGTATATATGAAAtattagaacatgtgtgtgcaGGTGGTGTGGCTGGTGACGTGGCTTTCGGTGGTCATCCTGAATGTGGATATGGGTCTGGCCATCGGAGTGGTTTTCTCAATGATGACTGTCATTTGTCGCACACAGAGGTGATTAAAATCAATCATGTTTCCTGCAATACTAAAAACCTTCCTTTACTTTTTTGTTAATTATCAAAGGGCCATTTCTTTCGGTCAGACTGTGAGCCTGTACTATTCACAGTTAAGTTGCATTGGGAAAAAatcctgtgttttattttactattatttttcatGAAATATAAGTAGCAAatgaaaaatacttttttatttctgtaagcgttctgaaaataataataataataataatatattttgttcagTCTGAACACTTATTCACAAGTTGAGTTGTTGAGTTGTTGTTCTTCTTGGCATCAAGAAACGATAGCATAAGCTCTCCAACTAGAGCAGTCCCAATGAAAGCAAATATTGAGCACATTCACTAATAATGCCAAGGCAAtaagcatctttttttttttaaaaaaactatatttgttcatttatcagCTATAATAATTGTGTTAACTGTATTTTCTGCTCATGCATGCCAAAGCTCTGGATCAGTTCGGGAAAACAATGTTTCAAAACACATCTCTTTCCAGCAGGATCTATAAATTAACCATAAGGAGatgacagatgaagtagagacaTAAATATGAACATGAACCCTTACTGAACTCTGTTTCTTCAGAGCTAACTGCACAGTGCTGGGAAGGGCCTCCAATACAGAGATCTACCGGCCCATCAACAATCACAATAAGGTAATTGAACCTGATAAAATCACAGGACGCACTTAGTAAAGCATAGTAATATAAATTAGGCCAGGAGATGTGTAAGGAGGAAAACATGACAGGCatgcatgctgttatagaacaGTAATGTACGATGAGGCAGTATGATGCATGCGGACAAGAGGAGTTACATTTAGCATCCTGGAGTTGATCAttttcaataacagcatgtcttgaaatgttttattcctcttataccgtTATAATTTAGCAAGGATTACAGGCTTTATTAATTCATCAATGACGCACCATACCTCTGATCAGTTTGTGGTTAAAGTTATATAGTTATAGCTACAAATTGCTCGTTCCCTCAATCGGCCTGGCATTTTATCTCTGTCTGCAGTTAACTTATTGGATTATGTGGCGTTTCTGCTATAAcaaatccctgtgaatgaggtggttctataaaaacaataatgtgTTAGAACaaacatattaatattaacctgTAAATTGCCTTGCTGTTCATAACGGTTGTTATTGATGCACTTTCCGACCAATTCATCAACTCCACTGCAACTAACAGAATCTGACTGTTTTCCATTTTCTGTGTTGAGTCATTTATttgaagttgtgtgtgttcaaatcTATGGATGACAATTGCATTATTGGGCATGGGAGCAATGACTTTTACTGTTATTCATGTTTGCTTCTTTTTAGagcaatttacatttatctcaattcaattcaatttatttgtatagcacttttcaacaattggacattgtctcaaagcagctttacagaagtatagaaacatagaagttaagttactatttatccctaacatttataaCTAATTTGTTTATCTCTCTATTATCTCATTAtgatacaactgagcaattaagggccttgctcaaagcagtagcagcttgatgtcctaggatttgaactcacaaatcagtagttcaacaccttaaccactgagctaccgcTTTCCTAAGCTGTTGGCCTGTAATGTTTTGCCCCATAGTGCTATGAAGTGCCTGGACTGAAGATTCTGACCTATAATGGACCCATCTACTACGGCAACCGCAGCTTCTTTAAGGCAGATGTGAGCCAGCTGCTCGGTCTCACACCTGAGCGTATCCACAGTCGTGAGAAGGCCAGGAAGGCACTggaaaagagggaaaaagagtCCATTAACACCGTGGTCAGTCTTTTAAACTACCAAACACACAACCGCTTTAAAACTTCAACTCATTATAAATGTAATAGTAAACACTTTGTAAAGTAacatactttattattattattattttgattttcaggACCGGGGACTAGCAAACACCTCATTTTCCTCTGAGAATGAGTTCTTCAAATCAGGTAATTACTTCTTATCAAGACAGTACTAGGCTTTGATGCACATTTTGTCATTTCTGATGAGTGTATATCTAATTTCAGAAATAGCAGAGAATGAAGTCCAGACCGTACTAATCGATTGCAGCAGTGTTATTTTTGTGGATGTTGCAGGAGCCAAGCTCTTCATACAGGTACTGTATACCGCCTCTGACGCTGACTCTGGCTTGTTTTTCATTATTGCTGTTGAATTAAACTACGAGCGTATCTTGCTCACAATATATATTGCTtgttatagatgtgtatagattgTCAGAAGATGGGAGTGCAGATATTCTTGGCCAACTGTAATGGTAAGTTTTTGTGTACGTGTTCtgcatgtatagtgtgtgtttcaggaccAAGCCAAGTTCCACGCATTTAGAAATAAACCCTCTTCCATAAATGTCTTTTAAGTAATAAAACGTAGCAAAGCAAGCTGTTATAATCAACAGGCTGCTGTGATGTGAATTACTGTTACAACCCCATAGTCCAGTTAAATGATTCCACAGCAATTTGTcaaagatttattatttaataaattaagtaCAGCtcttcatacttttttttttacctgctcATAATCATGCTTAATATTGTGGAACAAGTGTTATCCCTTAAACTGAATCAGatataaacattatttactCACCAGCCACTATTTGTTCTTTCACTCAAACGTACCCACTGGCACTCCATTACTCGGGTGGACtgggaattaaaataaataaaattagttgttggctttcagtgtgagatgttttttttacctggttttttagtggttgaagataacgccTTCAAATTTCAGATGCTTATGAATAAGCACTTGGGGGCATCTTAGAGCAgaatgggtttaatatcattTACTTTCaatatagaaacatttgtggggaaaacaaatttcatatttctatgaatatattgccctcagtaggctaggtaaaaagaAATACTTGTGGAAAAACTACagattcttaaagccctgagcaTCTACATTCATATCAGCCATTAACCATCACTacagacaaagaaattcaatgatAAACATGGACACAAGCAAAAACAAGCTAGACCTCTGACTGTAGAGGCTCCTGCCAGATAAGATATAATAACATCTCTtcacaaaaaaacatattaacaacaaatacaattttaatgcatttatgtTGAAAATCCGCTATACAATTccctgtattatattattactatatgAACAACAACATATTACATTAAGCCCATAACACACATCAACCCCATCTGTGGTATAATTCTACACAGTAAAACCTGGAATCTTGTATGAAGCCATTTATCAGAGCAGATAAATCGTGTATATTTATAGAGAGCATATTGGAGATTCTCACAGCGAGCGGACTGATGAGCTACATGAACCCGCAGCACATCTTCGTCACAGTCCACGATGCCGTGGTCTACATCCAGCAGCAAAGGGTATAACGATTTGTCCTTTGGAGGATTTATCCACTAATCTTAACTCATTTTGTGTACTGATTGTT
The DNA window shown above is from Hemibagrus wyckioides isolate EC202008001 linkage group LG15, SWU_Hwy_1.0, whole genome shotgun sequence and carries:
- the slc26a10 gene encoding solute carrier family 26 member 10 translates to MSASVAVYRNIYTEDRFKQTYGTEAKPRERLRERLCTRSRCSPLHCLHLLKQRMPIFSWLPKYRLRKWILGDTVAGLTVGILHIPQGMAFALLTSVAPIYGLYTSFFPVVLYMLFGTGRHVSTGTFAVVSLMTGTVVEQLVPIPPDLNCSSPEVAELEDQRIGVASAIAFLSGVMMLCMFGLQLGFLSTYLSEPIVKAFTSAAAFHVTVSQLQSMLGLRLPRHTGTFSLFKTLASVMENVPHTNLAELLISLLCLAVLVPIKEVNTRFRQRLCTPIPVEILTVIIATGVAYAFSLDSKYDVQIVGHIPAGFPRPRLPALHTVPDIAGDTVAITFVGYAVSVSLAMIYADKHGYSIHPNQELLAHGISNTVSSLFTCFPSSATLATTNILESAGGYTQLSGLFTSLVVLIVLLLIGPLFYFLPKAVLACINVTSLRQMLLQFQDLPDLWRISKIDFVVWLVTWLSVVILNVDMGLAIGVVFSMMTVICRTQRANCTVLGRASNTEIYRPINNHNKCYEVPGLKILTYNGPIYYGNRSFFKADVSQLLGLTPERIHSREKARKALEKREKESINTVDRGLANTSFSSENEFFKSEIAENEVQTVLIDCSSVIFVDVAGAKLFIQMCIDCQKMGVQIFLANCNESILEILTASGLMSYMNPQHIFVTVHDAVVYIQQQREKPGSENTMIWV